In a single window of the Gemmatimonadota bacterium genome:
- the hslU gene encoding ATP-dependent protease ATPase subunit HslU: MTTPVAAPDATDPNAPRPWLEELPPRQIVSELDRYIVGQAAAKKAIAIAIRNRWRRGQAPEGIRDEITPSNIILIGPTGVGKTEIARRLARLAGAPFIKVEASKFTEVGYVGRDVESMVRDLVDAAISLVRLEREDEVWPQAEERTIERLLDLLLPAADGDPEDEALKKRQAASREKLKVMLAEGKLDEREVEVEVTPQNYPNTDAMRAPEGMDSPESSFTDWLMDMLPKKPKRRTVKVPDARRLLEDEELRKLVDMDETVNEALDRVENHGIIFIDEIDKIAGEKSTTGPDVSREGVQRDLLPIVEGSTVQTRYGHVRTDHILFVAAGAFHVSKPSDLIPELQGRFPIRVELEPLTEGDFVRILTEPENALTKQYEALVAAEGCKLVFGADAVAEIARTAWIANDRMENIGARRLHTVMSTLLEDILFDLPDGKTKELTLDAAAVKERLARVVQDDDLRRYIL; this comes from the coding sequence TTGACCACGCCTGTTGCTGCGCCCGATGCCACCGATCCGAACGCCCCGCGCCCCTGGCTCGAGGAGCTCCCGCCGCGCCAGATCGTCAGCGAGCTTGATCGCTACATCGTAGGGCAGGCGGCCGCGAAGAAGGCGATTGCCATCGCGATCCGCAATCGCTGGCGCCGCGGTCAGGCACCCGAAGGAATTCGCGACGAGATCACGCCGAGCAACATCATCCTGATCGGCCCGACCGGTGTCGGCAAGACCGAAATCGCCCGGCGGCTCGCGCGTCTCGCGGGCGCGCCGTTCATCAAGGTCGAGGCATCGAAGTTCACCGAGGTCGGTTACGTCGGTCGCGATGTCGAGTCGATGGTGCGCGACCTCGTCGACGCTGCGATCTCGCTGGTCCGGCTCGAGCGCGAGGATGAAGTCTGGCCGCAGGCCGAAGAGCGCACCATCGAGCGACTGCTCGACCTGCTCCTCCCGGCTGCCGATGGCGATCCGGAAGATGAAGCGCTCAAGAAGCGTCAGGCGGCGTCGCGCGAGAAGCTCAAGGTGATGCTCGCCGAAGGGAAGCTCGACGAGCGCGAGGTCGAGGTCGAGGTCACGCCGCAGAATTATCCCAACACCGATGCGATGCGTGCGCCTGAGGGAATGGACTCACCCGAGAGTTCCTTCACCGACTGGCTGATGGACATGCTGCCGAAGAAGCCGAAGCGTCGCACGGTGAAGGTGCCCGATGCGCGGCGGCTGCTCGAAGACGAGGAGCTGCGCAAGCTCGTCGATATGGACGAGACCGTGAACGAGGCGCTCGACCGGGTCGAGAACCACGGCATCATCTTCATCGACGAGATCGACAAGATCGCCGGCGAGAAGAGCACCACCGGCCCGGATGTCTCACGCGAGGGCGTGCAGCGCGACCTGTTGCCGATCGTCGAAGGCTCCACGGTGCAGACGCGTTATGGTCACGTGCGCACGGATCACATTCTCTTCGTCGCGGCGGGCGCATTTCATGTCAGCAAGCCGAGCGACCTGATTCCGGAATTGCAGGGTCGTTTCCCGATCCGGGTGGAACTCGAGCCGCTGACCGAGGGTGACTTTGTCAGGATCCTGACCGAGCCCGAGAATGCGCTCACCAAGCAGTACGAGGCGCTGGTCGCGGCCGAGGGGTGCAAGCTTGTTTTCGGAGCAGATGCGGTCGCCGAGATTGCCAGGACGGCGTGGATCGCGAACGACCGGATGGAAAATATTGGCGCCCGGCGGCTGCACACGGTGATGAGTACGCTGCTCGAGGATATTCTCTTTGACTTGCCCGATGGCAAGACCAAGGAGCTCACGCTCGACGCGGCGGCGGTCAAGGAGCGGCTGGCGAGAGTCGTCCAGGATGACGATTTGAGGCGCTATATCTTGTAA
- a CDS encoding histidine kinase, translated as MTAAPRPRLISPQLGAAIWIGLAAVFTVSGIGLYAVKGSPVRPDQIFWWMGAEFLLYGLASPLVFAVLRTTPLDRASLPKSLPRLFITWLVFHCAVQLGYVLLERTFLFGDFTGAMAFPRHILMFLLKKAAFTAVVFSGMALVQHLGDLYSQARDRERRAAQLRADLAQSRLQALRGQLHPHFLFNTLNTIAALVHSDPDGAERVTSRLGDLLRETLQDDGETEVPLRRELTFLERYAEIQQTRFADRLSVEVDVPADALDALVPSLILQPLVENAIRHGIEPRAAKGTVRVTARRNGDRLELEVHDDGVGIGPDGCNGHDTSGCGVGLRNTRMRLQELYGEGKSAFSIGPAEGGGTVARVSLPWNSTGSEA; from the coding sequence ATGACCGCCGCCCCGCGACCACGCCTGATCTCGCCCCAGCTGGGCGCCGCGATCTGGATCGGACTCGCCGCCGTCTTCACGGTGTCAGGGATCGGCCTCTACGCCGTGAAAGGCTCCCCCGTGAGGCCCGATCAGATCTTCTGGTGGATGGGCGCCGAGTTTCTGCTCTATGGCCTCGCCTCACCGCTGGTCTTTGCGGTGCTGCGCACCACGCCACTCGATCGCGCCTCGCTGCCGAAATCCCTGCCACGGCTCTTCATCACCTGGCTCGTTTTTCATTGCGCGGTGCAACTGGGCTATGTGCTGCTCGAACGCACCTTTCTGTTCGGCGACTTCACCGGCGCCATGGCCTTCCCGCGCCACATCCTGATGTTCCTCCTCAAGAAGGCAGCATTCACCGCCGTCGTCTTCTCGGGGATGGCCCTCGTCCAGCACCTCGGCGATCTCTACAGCCAGGCCCGCGATCGCGAACGCCGCGCCGCGCAGCTCCGCGCCGATCTCGCGCAGAGCAGGCTGCAGGCGCTCCGCGGTCAGCTCCATCCGCACTTTCTGTTCAACACGCTCAACACCATCGCCGCCCTGGTGCATAGCGACCCCGATGGCGCCGAACGGGTGACCTCACGCCTCGGCGACCTGCTGCGCGAGACATTGCAGGACGACGGCGAAACCGAAGTGCCGTTGCGCCGAGAACTCACCTTCCTCGAACGCTACGCCGAGATCCAGCAGACCCGCTTCGCCGATCGCCTCTCGGTCGAGGTCGATGTACCGGCTGATGCCCTCGATGCCCTGGTGCCGTCGCTGATTCTGCAGCCACTCGTCGAGAACGCCATTCGCCACGGCATCGAGCCGCGCGCCGCGAAAGGCACTGTGCGCGTGACCGCACGCCGCAACGGCGACCGCCTCGAACTCGAGGTGCATGATGACGGCGTCGGCATCGGGCCCGACGGCTGCAATGGCCACGACACCAGCGGTTGCGGCGTAGGCCTGCGCAACACGCGAATGCGCCTGCAGGAACTCTACGGCGAAGGAAAGAGCGCCTTCTCGATCGGCCCCGCCGAAGGTGGCGGCACCGTCGCCCGCGTCTCGTTGCCGTGGAACAGCACCGGGAGCGAGGCGTGA
- a CDS encoding LytTR family DNA-binding domain-containing protein — protein MTALRALIIDDEPHARARIRELLEREADIVIVGEAGDGDEAVRQIVLHAPDVVFLDVQMPERDGFAVLAALEVPPPVVVFTTAYDDYALRAFEVHALDYLLKPFDRDRFAQCVERARQALARLGGATDQRLTALVEELRTGSRYLTRIAVRSGGKIRIVVAAEVDYVEASGNYVRLHSKGSSHLLRETMARVESQLDPAQFARIHRSAIINLDRIAELEPDLHGDYTVKLLDGRKLPLSRSYRDRLKGRLGPEF, from the coding sequence GTGACTGCACTCCGCGCGCTCATCATCGACGACGAACCCCACGCCCGTGCCCGCATCCGCGAGCTGCTCGAACGCGAAGCCGATATCGTGATTGTGGGTGAAGCCGGCGACGGCGACGAGGCCGTGCGCCAGATCGTGCTGCACGCGCCTGATGTCGTCTTCCTCGATGTCCAGATGCCCGAACGCGATGGCTTCGCCGTCCTCGCGGCGCTCGAGGTGCCGCCACCCGTGGTGGTCTTCACCACCGCGTACGACGACTACGCCCTCCGCGCCTTCGAAGTCCACGCGCTCGACTATCTGCTCAAGCCGTTCGATCGCGATCGCTTTGCCCAATGCGTCGAGCGCGCTCGTCAGGCCCTCGCCCGACTCGGCGGCGCCACCGATCAGCGACTCACCGCACTGGTGGAAGAGCTGCGCACCGGCTCGCGCTACCTCACGCGCATCGCGGTCCGCAGTGGTGGCAAGATCCGGATCGTGGTCGCGGCCGAAGTCGATTACGTGGAGGCCTCGGGCAACTACGTCCGCCTCCACAGCAAGGGGAGCTCGCACCTGCTGCGCGAGACGATGGCGCGAGTCGAGAGCCAGCTCGATCCGGCGCAGTTCGCCCGCATTCATCGCTCGGCGATCATCAACCTCGATCGCATCGCCGAACTCGAGCCCGACCTCCACGGCGACTACACCGTGAAGCTCCTCGACGGCCGCAAGCTCCCGCTCTCCCGCTCCTACCGCGATCGCCTCAAGGGCCGCCTCGGCCCGGAGTTCTGA
- a CDS encoding DUF5916 domain-containing protein has protein sequence MWLTAAVVIVSAAFDTARAAPARPLPRLDGRLDDAAWAQATPITGFVQRTPDWNQPGTERTEARVLYGPDALYVGVRAFDREPDKILAPLTRRDEPSASDRITLYIDSWHDRRTAFAFSVNPAGVKIDQYVYDDFNFDPSWDATWEVEVSRDNTGWSAEFRIPFSQLRFGSNAAPLFGFNVMRSIARKNEVQLWQIVPQDLSQFVSRFGDLAGISNIAAPRRVEVIPYVLGKGTLDGTVRGNPLRSANVGTGTAGADIRLGLGAAMTLTAAINPDYGQIDGDPSEVNLGPTELFYPERRPFFSESSDVFRVSLTGASGFESVLYSRRIGRAPQVAADSRGGWVDAPRETTILGAAKLVGKSSGGWTIGGLAAVTDEERARVATPDGGRFSDLTEPRTLYGVGRLARDLRNGRTVLGAVATVVHRSLDSVSATTLRSDAFTTGLDLAHRWGRGDGYQLRAGFTGSLVEGSEAAMAATQRSPVRYFQRADNGAASFDSTRTSLSGANALLAVEKRTGDWRFKVQSTLRTPGFEANDLGIHFWSGRQATDASLTKRWTRSSFAQNAELRLNANDYRTTDGDRINQAVSAVGRMTLRNNWFLYGEYVVRPGGVDPTALRGGPALAFAGNIYSFWRIESDPARPFRVALQGEEWNYWAGNRHAFALNPTVTWRPNPRSELSVGVQRRTQVEDRQYIGTTTLAGATRYLVGEATQRTAGITMRSSLIFSPRLSLQLWAEPFTTSGSYRDLRMVTNPRATDERDRFESVDARVTRADGRLRGDLDGDGSNDVDLSEPDLTTSSLRSNLVLRWEFRPSSALFVVWQQERNQQRTDGFYSAGNAFSDLASAPTRNLLAVKLSWWWTPG, from the coding sequence ATGTGGCTAACCGCAGCAGTCGTGATCGTGAGCGCCGCCTTCGATACCGCGCGCGCCGCCCCCGCCCGGCCACTCCCGCGCCTCGATGGCCGACTTGATGACGCGGCGTGGGCCCAAGCCACCCCGATCACCGGCTTCGTGCAGCGCACTCCCGACTGGAATCAGCCGGGCACCGAACGAACCGAGGCCCGCGTCCTCTACGGCCCCGATGCGCTCTACGTCGGCGTGCGCGCCTTTGATCGCGAGCCCGACAAGATCCTCGCGCCCCTCACTCGTCGCGATGAGCCGAGCGCCAGCGATCGGATCACGCTCTACATCGACTCCTGGCACGACCGCCGCACCGCCTTCGCCTTTTCGGTAAATCCTGCCGGCGTCAAGATCGATCAGTATGTCTACGACGACTTCAACTTTGACCCCTCGTGGGATGCGACCTGGGAGGTCGAAGTCTCGCGCGACAATACCGGCTGGAGCGCCGAGTTCCGAATTCCGTTCTCGCAGCTGCGCTTCGGCAGCAATGCCGCGCCACTCTTCGGCTTCAACGTGATGCGCTCCATCGCGCGCAAGAACGAAGTGCAGCTCTGGCAGATCGTGCCGCAAGACCTGTCGCAGTTCGTCTCGCGCTTCGGTGACCTCGCCGGCATCAGCAACATCGCCGCGCCGCGTCGCGTCGAGGTGATTCCATACGTGCTGGGGAAGGGAACCCTCGATGGCACCGTCCGCGGCAATCCGCTCAGGTCCGCCAACGTCGGGACCGGTACGGCCGGCGCAGACATCCGCCTCGGCCTCGGTGCCGCGATGACGCTCACTGCCGCGATCAATCCCGACTACGGCCAGATCGATGGCGACCCCTCCGAAGTGAACCTCGGCCCCACCGAACTCTTCTACCCGGAACGCCGCCCCTTCTTCTCCGAGTCGAGCGACGTCTTCCGCGTCTCGCTCACCGGAGCGAGCGGTTTCGAGAGCGTACTCTACTCGCGGCGAATCGGCCGAGCACCGCAGGTTGCGGCCGACAGCCGCGGCGGCTGGGTCGATGCCCCGCGCGAGACCACCATCCTCGGTGCGGCGAAGCTGGTGGGGAAGTCGAGTGGTGGCTGGACCATCGGCGGCCTCGCGGCAGTGACCGATGAAGAACGCGCGCGCGTCGCAACTCCCGACGGCGGCCGCTTCTCCGACCTCACCGAACCGCGCACGCTCTACGGCGTGGGTCGGCTCGCGCGCGACCTGCGCAATGGCCGCACGGTGCTCGGTGCCGTCGCCACGGTGGTGCATCGCTCGCTCGATTCCGTGAGCGCGACCACGCTGCGCAGTGATGCCTTCACCACCGGGCTGGATCTCGCCCATCGCTGGGGGCGCGGCGATGGCTATCAGCTCCGTGCGGGATTCACCGGCTCGCTGGTTGAAGGGAGCGAGGCCGCGATGGCGGCGACGCAGCGCTCACCGGTGCGCTACTTCCAGCGCGCAGATAACGGGGCCGCGAGCTTCGACTCGACCCGCACATCGCTCAGCGGCGCCAACGCGCTGCTCGCGGTCGAGAAGCGCACCGGTGACTGGCGCTTCAAGGTGCAGAGCACCCTGCGCACTCCGGGCTTCGAGGCCAATGATCTCGGCATCCACTTCTGGTCGGGGCGGCAGGCCACCGATGCGTCGCTCACCAAGCGGTGGACTCGTTCATCGTTTGCGCAGAACGCCGAGCTGCGGCTCAATGCCAACGACTACCGCACCACCGATGGCGACCGGATCAATCAGGCGGTGAGTGCCGTGGGCCGGATGACGCTGCGCAACAACTGGTTCCTCTACGGCGAATACGTCGTGCGCCCTGGCGGTGTCGACCCGACCGCGCTCCGCGGCGGCCCCGCACTCGCCTTTGCCGGCAACATCTACTCCTTCTGGCGCATCGAGAGCGACCCCGCTCGGCCGTTCCGCGTGGCACTCCAGGGTGAGGAGTGGAACTACTGGGCCGGCAACCGCCACGCCTTCGCGCTCAACCCCACCGTCACCTGGCGGCCAAACCCGCGCAGCGAACTCAGCGTCGGTGTGCAGCGTCGCACGCAGGTCGAAGACCGGCAGTACATCGGCACCACCACACTCGCCGGTGCCACGCGCTATCTCGTGGGCGAGGCGACGCAGCGCACGGCCGGCATCACCATGCGCAGTTCACTGATCTTCTCGCCGCGACTCTCGCTGCAGCTCTGGGCCGAACCGTTCACGACCTCGGGGAGCTACCGCGATCTCAGGATGGTCACCAACCCGCGCGCAACCGATGAGCGTGATCGTTTCGAATCGGTGGATGCGCGCGTCACCCGTGCCGATGGCCGGTTGCGTGGCGATCTCGACGGCGACGGCAGCAACGATGTCGACCTCAGCGAGCCCGACCTCACCACCTCTTCACTCCGCTCGAACCTGGTGCTGCGCTGGGAGTTCCGGCCGTCGTCGGCGCTCTTCGTCGTCTGGCAGCAGGAGCGCAACCAGCAGCGAACCGACGGCTTCTACAGCGCGGGGAATGCCTTCTCCGATCTCGCGAGCGCACCGACGCGGAACCTGCTCGCGGTGAAGCTGAGCTGGTGGTGGACGCCGGGATAG
- a CDS encoding nuclear transport factor 2 family protein gives MSIRINSLFLAALATAALTAPTLAQSAEEKAARIPLEAYITAHGTGDADVMATAFAPGARMTFMSDTGLVIIPITEYVARMRAGTKRPPDGKPRTIAMLDIHGTVAVARIDMDLGEFKFNDYMTLLKLPEGWKIVNKSFYRVAGK, from the coding sequence ATGTCCATCCGCATCAATTCACTGTTCCTCGCCGCCCTCGCCACCGCCGCTCTCACTGCACCCACGCTCGCCCAGAGCGCCGAGGAAAAGGCCGCGCGCATCCCCCTCGAGGCCTACATCACCGCGCACGGCACCGGCGACGCCGACGTGATGGCCACCGCGTTCGCGCCAGGCGCCCGAATGACCTTCATGAGCGACACCGGCCTGGTCATCATCCCGATCACCGAATACGTCGCGCGGATGCGTGCTGGCACGAAGCGGCCGCCCGATGGCAAGCCACGCACCATCGCCATGCTCGACATCCACGGCACCGTCGCCGTCGCGCGCATCGACATGGATCTCGGCGAGTTCAAATTCAACGACTACATGACGCTGCTGAAGCTGCCGGAGGGGTGGAAGATCGTGAACAAGAGCTTCTATCGTGTGGCGGGGAAATAG
- a CDS encoding amidohydrolase family protein — translation MTTLAHAALRVTPLPPVVIRAARMLDVRSGRITDNALVVVQDGKIIQVGGAAPAGAEVINLGDVTLMPGLIDAHVHLTDEIRPGFEMIAVRETLADQALHGAFNARKTLLAGFTTVRNLGAPGFADISLMHAIERGETDGPRIIPAGNAIGITGGHCDITGFAPGLLPLGPIDGVANGADQMVEAVRLQAKYGAKVIKVCATAGVLSFDATVGAQQMSDAELRAVVEEANRHGLKVAAHAHGTAGIKAAIRAGVASIEHGSMLDDEAIAMMKERGTYLVPTRALAGLLDRNVLPPPIRAKMDEVMPLADASFRKAVAAGVKIALGTDAAVMPHGMNAKEFAAMVAAGMSPIDAIRAGTLNGADLLGTPDRGEIAVGKLADLVAVPGNPLSDVTVMEKVSFVMIGGRRVK, via the coding sequence GTGACAACTCTTGCGCACGCTGCGCTCAGGGTGACACCGCTCCCTCCCGTCGTCATCCGCGCGGCGCGGATGCTCGACGTCCGCTCGGGCCGGATCACCGACAACGCCCTGGTGGTGGTGCAGGACGGCAAGATCATCCAGGTGGGTGGCGCGGCGCCGGCCGGGGCCGAGGTGATCAATCTGGGCGATGTGACCCTGATGCCGGGGTTGATCGATGCGCATGTGCACCTCACCGACGAGATCCGCCCCGGTTTCGAGATGATCGCGGTGCGGGAGACCCTCGCCGACCAGGCGCTGCACGGCGCCTTCAATGCCCGGAAGACCCTGCTGGCCGGCTTCACCACCGTCCGCAACCTGGGAGCCCCCGGCTTCGCCGACATCTCGCTGATGCACGCGATCGAGCGCGGCGAGACCGACGGCCCGCGGATTATTCCGGCCGGCAACGCGATTGGGATCACCGGCGGTCACTGCGACATCACCGGTTTCGCGCCGGGGCTCCTCCCGCTTGGGCCCATTGATGGTGTGGCGAATGGCGCCGACCAGATGGTCGAGGCGGTTCGGCTGCAGGCGAAGTACGGCGCCAAGGTGATCAAGGTCTGCGCGACCGCAGGCGTGCTCTCGTTTGATGCCACCGTGGGCGCGCAGCAGATGAGTGATGCCGAATTGCGTGCGGTGGTCGAGGAAGCGAACCGGCACGGGCTCAAGGTCGCGGCGCACGCGCACGGCACGGCCGGGATCAAGGCCGCGATCCGCGCCGGGGTCGCGAGCATCGAGCACGGGTCGATGCTCGACGACGAGGCGATCGCGATGATGAAGGAGCGCGGAACCTACCTGGTGCCGACGCGTGCGCTCGCGGGGCTGCTCGACCGCAACGTGCTGCCGCCGCCGATCCGCGCCAAGATGGATGAGGTGATGCCGCTCGCTGATGCGTCATTCCGGAAGGCCGTCGCGGCCGGCGTGAAGATCGCGCTCGGCACCGATGCCGCGGTGATGCCGCACGGGATGAATGCCAAGGAGTTCGCGGCGATGGTCGCGGCGGGGATGAGTCCGATCGACGCGATCCGCGCCGGGACGCTGAATGGCGCCGACCTGCTTGGTACTCCTGATCGCGGCGAGATCGCCGTCGGCAAGCTCGCCGATCTCGTCGCCGTGCCGGGGAATCCGCTCAGCGATGTGACGGTGATGGAGAAGGTGAGTTTTGTGATGATTGGGGGGAGGCGGGTCAAGTAG
- the argF gene encoding ornithine carbamoyltransferase, whose product MTKRDFLSFADFSRDECLALLDTAVAMKSGAYREKPLLGKSLALIFAKSSTRTRVSFEVGTRQLGGEPIFLSHKDIQLGRGEPLKDTARVLSRFVQGIMIRTYGQAELFELAQYATIPIINGLTDLLHPCQLLADLLTVKEEFGTLEGRVVAWIGDGNNMANSWIEAAGLLGFELRLACPEGYEPDRALFDANSRKTKITITEDPEEAVAGADVVNTDVWASMGQEEESLARRQAFKGYIVDEALMRAAEVNAIVLHCLPAHRGEEISEGVLEGPRSRVWDQAENRLHAQKALLALVMG is encoded by the coding sequence ATGACCAAGCGCGACTTCCTCTCCTTTGCCGACTTCAGCCGCGACGAATGCCTCGCGCTGCTCGATACTGCCGTCGCGATGAAGAGCGGCGCCTATCGCGAGAAGCCGCTCCTGGGAAAGTCGCTCGCGCTCATCTTCGCCAAGAGCAGCACCCGGACCCGCGTCTCCTTTGAAGTCGGCACCCGCCAGCTCGGCGGCGAGCCCATTTTTCTCTCGCACAAGGACATTCAGCTGGGGCGGGGCGAGCCACTCAAGGACACTGCCCGGGTGCTCTCGCGCTTCGTCCAGGGGATCATGATCCGCACCTACGGCCAGGCCGAACTCTTCGAGCTGGCCCAGTACGCCACCATCCCGATCATCAACGGCCTCACCGACCTGCTCCACCCCTGCCAGCTGCTCGCCGACCTGCTCACCGTGAAGGAAGAGTTCGGGACGCTCGAAGGGCGCGTCGTCGCCTGGATCGGCGACGGCAACAACATGGCAAACTCCTGGATCGAGGCCGCCGGCCTGCTCGGCTTCGAGCTGCGGCTGGCCTGTCCCGAGGGATACGAACCCGATCGTGCGCTGTTCGACGCCAACAGCCGCAAGACCAAGATCACCATCACCGAAGATCCCGAAGAAGCGGTCGCCGGTGCCGATGTCGTGAACACCGATGTCTGGGCCTCGATGGGGCAGGAAGAGGAATCGCTCGCGCGGCGGCAAGCGTTCAAGGGCTACATCGTCGATGAGGCGCTGATGCGCGCGGCCGAGGTGAATGCCATCGTGCTGCACTGTCTGCCGGCGCATCGCGGCGAGGAGATCTCCGAAGGTGTGCTCGAAGGCCCGCGGTCGCGCGTGTGGGATCAGGCCGAGAATCGGTTGCACGCGCAGAAAGCGCTGCTGGCGCTGGTGATGGGATGA
- a CDS encoding MogA/MoaB family molybdenum cofactor biosynthesis protein: MTPRIAVLIISDSVTSGERTDKSGAAIVAWAGVHDFRVTAQAVVPDEVGAIISQLCAWADGNIADVILTTGGTGFGPRDVTPEATRAVITRDAPGIPEAIRAAAFPTTPKAALSRAIAGTRAASLIVNLPGSLGGVRDGLAVMTSLVPHIAQLLQGDTEH; the protein is encoded by the coding sequence ATGACGCCACGCATCGCCGTGCTGATCATCTCCGACTCGGTCACGAGCGGTGAACGGACCGACAAATCCGGTGCGGCAATAGTCGCGTGGGCCGGCGTGCACGACTTCCGGGTCACGGCGCAGGCTGTCGTGCCCGATGAAGTCGGAGCGATCATCTCGCAGCTCTGCGCCTGGGCCGATGGCAACATCGCCGATGTCATCCTCACTACCGGCGGCACCGGCTTCGGCCCCCGCGATGTGACTCCGGAGGCCACCAGAGCCGTCATTACTCGTGACGCTCCCGGAATCCCCGAGGCGATTCGCGCCGCGGCGTTTCCAACCACACCAAAGGCCGCCCTCTCCCGCGCCATCGCGGGGACCCGCGCCGCCTCCCTGATCGTGAACCTCCCCGGCTCCCTCGGCGGCGTCCGCGACGGGCTCGCAGTGATGACCTCACTGGTGCCCCACATCGCGCAGCTCCTCCAGGGCGACACGGAGCACTGA
- a CDS encoding sigma-54 dependent transcriptional regulator, which translates to MASQVVITLADLETAVPLDRALEAAGVSCALVNGADEGRHAMRRDHPALLVLSGGVHDPQALQLAAYARDHEIAVLALLEPTDSDRTERAMRIGATEVMMKPVATDDLVATVRRLVERRELQRRTGIFGESAAIQEVLVKIEQMAPVSSTVLIQGESGTGKELVAKAIHDLSPRRGKPFIAINCAALPETLLESELFGHEKGAFTGAAERRLGRFELADTGTIFLDEIGEIPASVQVKLLRVLETRSFFRLGGVAPIKVDVRVVAATNRALKEQVALREFRDDLYYRLNVLSIYLPPLRERREDIPLLLKRFVREFAVLHDRTFPGITQEAMQRLVAAQWPGNVRQLRNLIESMVVLALGSEVRAADIPADVTEGSGSLLPMRLPRIDTRDGPVVGGAEFEFILRSLMELRVQLEELKRKLGERHEPVHVIEVSDPSISQTVAIPVTSLGPVSAEEEPEPEAVVVYRAGMTMAEVERVTIETVLEQLRGNRRRAAQVLGIGERTLYRKLKEFGIA; encoded by the coding sequence ATGGCATCACAAGTCGTCATCACCCTCGCCGATCTCGAGACCGCCGTCCCGCTCGATCGCGCGCTCGAAGCCGCCGGCGTGAGCTGCGCCCTCGTGAATGGCGCCGACGAAGGGCGCCACGCGATGCGCCGCGATCATCCCGCGCTGTTGGTATTGAGCGGCGGTGTCCACGATCCGCAGGCGCTGCAACTCGCCGCCTACGCGCGCGATCACGAAATCGCCGTGCTCGCCCTGCTCGAGCCCACGGATTCCGACCGCACCGAACGTGCGATGCGCATCGGCGCGACCGAAGTGATGATGAAGCCCGTGGCCACCGATGATCTGGTCGCGACGGTGCGTCGACTGGTCGAGCGCCGCGAGCTGCAGCGTCGTACCGGGATCTTCGGCGAGAGCGCCGCGATCCAGGAAGTGCTGGTCAAGATCGAACAGATGGCGCCGGTGTCGAGTACCGTGCTGATCCAGGGCGAGAGCGGCACCGGCAAGGAACTGGTAGCAAAGGCGATCCACGATCTCTCGCCGCGCCGCGGCAAGCCGTTCATCGCGATCAACTGCGCCGCACTCCCCGAGACGCTGCTGGAGAGTGAACTCTTCGGTCACGAGAAGGGCGCCTTCACCGGCGCCGCCGAACGGCGTCTTGGTCGCTTCGAACTTGCCGACACCGGCACAATCTTCCTCGACGAAATCGGCGAGATTCCCGCGTCGGTGCAGGTCAAACTGCTCCGCGTACTCGAGACGCGCTCCTTCTTCCGACTCGGCGGCGTCGCACCAATCAAGGTGGATGTGCGTGTCGTCGCCGCGACGAATCGCGCGCTGAAAGAACAGGTGGCACTCAGAGAGTTCCGCGACGATTTGTACTACCGCCTCAACGTCTTGAGCATCTACCTGCCGCCACTGCGCGAGCGGCGCGAAGATATTCCGCTGCTGCTCAAGCGTTTCGTGCGCGAGTTCGCGGTGCTGCACGACCGCACCTTTCCTGGTATCACGCAGGAAGCGATGCAGCGGCTGGTCGCGGCGCAGTGGCCGGGGAATGTTCGTCAGCTCCGCAACCTGATCGAATCGATGGTGGTGCTGGCACTTGGGAGCGAGGTCCGGGCGGCGGATATCCCGGCCGACGTCACCGAGGGGAGCGGCTCGCTGCTGCCGATGCGGCTCCCCAGAATCGACACCCGCGACGGGCCGGTGGTGGGCGGGGCCGAGTTCGAGTTCATCCTCAGAAGCCTGATGGAGCTGAGGGTCCAGCTCGAGGAACTCAAAAGGAAACTGGGAGAACGCCACGAGCCCGTGCACGTTATCGAGGTCTCCGACCCCTCGATTTCGCAGACTGTCGCAATTCCGGTCACCTCGTTGGGGCCAGTATCGGCCGAAGAGGAGCCGGAGCCCGAGGCGGTGGTAGTCTATCGGGCCGGAATGACCATGGCGGAGGTCGAACGGGTCACTATCGAGACCGTTCTGGAACAACTCCGGGGCAATCGGCGGCGGGCGGCCCAGGTCCTGGGGATCGGTGAGCGCACGCTCTACCGCAAGCTCAAGGAGTTCGGGATCGCCTAA